The following proteins are encoded in a genomic region of Neovison vison isolate M4711 chromosome 12, ASM_NN_V1, whole genome shotgun sequence:
- the LOC122890955 gene encoding olfactory receptor 11A1-like yields the protein MRKQSSGDRENQTTWLILVGFGELQHLGFLPFAFFLAIYVVTVGGNTLIVLAVASSRTLHTPMYFFLCHFSLLEIGYTSNIMPQLLWSFLEGRETISLVSCLIQFYVFASLAAVECLLLSAMSYDRYLAICHPLRYPTLMSTWLCGCLAAGAWVSGFSFSAFTLALAAPLPLCPDHREIDHYFCDFAPVVGLFCGDVGFMWGAGVSISGFLTLAPFLLIVASYAFILRAVLQIPSGHGRQKAFSTCSSHLTVVGVFYGTLIVVYVAPTDHMAPLLRKAFSVLYTVFTPMVNPIIYSLKNQEVKGVLHRLWGKLIPRHTPLRGIGQLLTFSWIPA from the coding sequence ATGAGGAAGCAGTCCAGTGGTGACAGAGAAAACCAGACCACCTGGCTGATCCTGGTCGGCTTTGGGGAACTGCAACACCTGGGCTTCCTCCCCTTCGCTTTCTTTTTGGCCATTTATGTGGTGACAGTGGGGGGCAACACCCTCATCGTGCTGGCTGTGGCCTCCAGTCGGACACTCCACAcacccatgtatttcttcctctgccacttctCCCTGCTGGAGATTGGCTATACCTCCAACATCATGCCTCAGCTGCTGTGGAGCTtcctggaagggagggaaaccatCTCACTGGTCAGCTGTCTGATCCAGTTCTATGTGTTTGCCTCACTGGCTGCCGTTGAGTGCCTCCTGCTCTCTGCTATGTCCTATGACCGTTACCTGGCCATCTGCCACCCGCTTCGCTACCCCACCCTGATGAGCACCTGGTTGTGTGGCTGCCTGGCTGCTGGAGCCTGGGTCAgtggcttttctttctctgccttcactTTGGCCCTggcagcccctctgcccctctgccctgacCACAGGGAGATCGACCACTACTTCTGCGACTTTGCTCCCGTTGTAGGGCTATTCTGCGGGGATGTGGGGTTCATGTGGGGAGCCGGAGTGAGCATCTCAGGCTTTCTGACTCTGGCCCCCTTTCTGTTGATTGTTGCGTCCTATGCCTTCATCTTGAGGGCTGTGCTGCAAATACCTTCAGGCCATGGTAGGCAGAAGGCCTTCTCCACCTGTTCCTCCCACCTCACCGTGGTCGGGGTGTTTTATGGCACCCTCATTGTGGTCTATGTAGCCCCAACAGACCACATGGCCCCCTTGCTCCGAAAGGCCTTCTCTGTCCTTTACACTGTATTCACCCCTATGGTCAACCCCATCATCTACAGCCTCAAGAACCAAGAGGTAAAGGGGGTCCTTCACAGGCTCTGGGGAAAGCTTATCCCAAGACATACTCCACTGAGAGGGATAGGGCAGCTGTTGACTTTTTCCTGGATTCCAGCTTAG